One window from the genome of Babylonia areolata isolate BAREFJ2019XMU chromosome 13, ASM4173473v1, whole genome shotgun sequence encodes:
- the LOC143288989 gene encoding uncharacterized protein LOC143288989 isoform X1: protein MATEMSVSEQWREKGNSSYRRATDDLSPALRVLRLQEAINSYGRALSTAVNNYERSSACKNMAMANWKMAKAQSANEGPSSKISFYYREALSHFQDAKDCGSGRDAAWQDSLVDAGVRCWFDVSERLEEWEAEERIHELHQLVGYIIDDATKAKEYLEVANHYFSWSVMALGARDYKQTLTLLKECHFPLKEAEKFGRRVPQLTRECAFLEEDIFTQTCVAESIQERMKGEALLSHVIRDEEVLNIDVIWEVVDSFRLAAQLTRDRDLEMEAMALSALGRVFDKILKLKDRAKACLMKVLELANAMIPRAFTGEEWFEFARSTVERYQQEQVRSTEQQHQKEREEFLKQIKDEVDTLQKNHKDMTKLKFLKFVYSTHPPKNPAHKMKEVSDSPEFSELQKLYQRAVIHYHPDKADVEKHGKTWKVLCEEITKLLTSHYEFFKGCDTAASKKL from the exons ATGGCCACGGAAATG TCTGTATCCGAGCAATGGCGTGAAAAAGGCAACAGCTCATACCGACGAGCAACAGATGACTTATCTCCAGCTCTTCGGGTGTTGAGACTGCAAGAAGCCATCAACAGCTATGGTCGAgcactgtccactgctgtcaaTAATTATGAAAG GTCTTCAGCCTGCAAAAACATGGCAATGGCCAATTGGAAGATGGCCAAAGCACAGTCTGCCAATGAGGGTCCCAGTTCCAAAATCAGCTTCTATTACAGAGAAGCCCTCAGTCATTTTCAG GATGCCAAAGACTGTGGCAGTGGACGCGATGCGGCTTGGCAGGACAGTCTGGTGGATGCTGGAGTACGTTGCTGGTTTGACGTGTCAGAGAGGCTGGAAGAGTGGGAGGCTGAAGAGCGCATTCATGAGTTACACCAGCTTGTGGGCTACATCATCGATGATGCCACCAAG GCCAAAGAGTACCTGGAAGTAGCCAACCACTATTTCAGCTGGTCAGTGATGGCACTGGGTGCGAGGGACTACAAGCAGACTCTGACGCTCCTCAAGGAATGCCACTTTCCTCTCAAGGAAGCTGAGAAGTTTGGGCGAAGAGTCCCCCAGCTGACCAGAGAGTGCGCTTTTCTGGAGGAGGATATTTTTACCCAGACGTGTGTCGCCGAGTCCATTCAAGAACGCATGAAAG GTGAAGCGCTGCTTAGTCATGTGATACGGGACGAGGAGGTCTTGAACATCGATGTGATCTGGGAGGTGGTGGATTCGTTCCGCCTGGCTGCGCAGCTGACGAGAGATCGTGACCTGGAGATGgaggctatggccttgagtgctCTGGGCAGGGTGTTTGACAAG ATACTGAAGCTGAAGGACCGTGCCAAAGCGTGTCTGATGAAAGTCCTGGAGCTTGCCAATGCCATGATTCCCAGAGCTTTCACTGGGGAGG AGTGGTTCGAGTTTGCCCGCAGCACTGTGGAGCGTTACCAGCAGGAGCAGGTGAGGTCCACGGAGCAGCAGcatcagaaggagagggaggagttcCTGAAACAGATCAAGGATGAGGTGGACACCCTGCAGAAGAACCACAAGGACATGACCAAACTGAAGTTCCTCAAGTTTGTCTACTCGACCCACCCGCCTAAAAACCCCGCGCACAAGATGAAGGAG GTGTCAGACTCCCCAGAGTTCAGTGAACTGCAGAAGCTGTACCAGAGGGCAGTGATCCACTACCACCCAGACAAGGCAGACGTGGAGAAACACGGCAAAACCTGGAAAGTGCTGTGTGAAGAGATCACCAAGCTTCTCACCAGTCATTACGAGTTTTTCAAAGGATGCGACACAGCAGCGTCTAAAAAACTGTGA
- the LOC143288988 gene encoding toll-like receptor 4 isoform X2, with product MDVHCRGKCCSSGNTAVTLPLRKPTHRGVQNAQGCVEDVCRCTRTRADCSRNYGRLTYVPRLPDSIRTLIFSFNNLTKILRDDFFQNGTRLVSLHLENNGLEYISHGAFRPLTRLEALYLGHNALTYPAIRPVFSANRLSILHLTYMDLGPLPDNWFLEKPAPPIQNLNLSGNQLLQHLNLSVLSRLQKLRYLSVQDSRIFSVTSAYMPKLLTLNLQSNALFDLPESCGNGTGLFPSLQRISLGRNTFSGFHGKICLPRLEFLDLSSNPITVVKTDMFNSHRFPSLKKLRLDAVMSFSMLDQFAFRGPTLRSLSLQFCRIIFRKSVIHPDAFAGIPNLNHLQISHNLGRGIPEEKFNRLFGSLTNLTNLSMDRFELLFISKNMFVNLTSLETLHLYGNRISEIPDGIFDSLENLKYLCLSHNQIQVILETTFSAATRKQLRHLDINDNPLVCDCDNLWFQSWFASSPALFAKHYRDYHCKNMNNMPLISFTMNKQACVLSPQTSKVLIACVAFFLFVLLLASVVFQYRWHIRLMLAFRGHSEIMRRRLMEEHFTYDVFLSCAEEDEDWVLQHLLPHLESGQGLRACFHKRDFLPGKNILDNIVDSVKSSKKFVLVFSQHFALSRWCQFELDLCLGHALDNDDALVVILLEDASSRDLTSTMTAVLTTTTYVQWQECPDMRSSFWRRLGLSLAELRP from the exons atggatgttcACTGCCGCGGAAAGTGTTG CTCGTCAGGCAACACTGCTGTCACTTTGCCACTCCGAAAACCAACCCACCGCGGTGTACAGAACGCACAAGGCTGTGTGGAAGACGTCTGCAGATGCACCAGAACAAGAGCAGACTGCTCCAGAAACTACGGACGATTGACCTACGTACCTCGACTGCCGGACAGCATCCGGACTCTGATCTTTTCTTTCAACAACTTGACGAAGATACTGCGTGACGACTTCTTTCAGAACGGGACACGGCTCGTGTCCCTGCATCTTGAGAACAACGGACTGGAATACATCAGCCACGGCGCCTTCCGTCCTCTGACTCGTCTGGAAGCGTTGTATCTGGGTCATAACGCCCTGACGTACCCGGCCATTCGACCTGTGTTTTCAGCCAACAGACTGTCCATCCTGCATTTGACATACATGGACCTCGGACCTCTCCCTGACAATTGGTTCCTGGAAAAGCCGGCGCCTCCTATTCAGAACCTGAATCTGAGTGGCAATCAACTTCTTCAACACCTCAATCTGTCTGTGCTGTCGCGTCTACAGAAGCTCAGGTACTTATCCGTTCAGGACAGTCGTATATTTAGCGTCACCAGTGCCTACATGCCTAAATTGCTCACTCTGAATCTGCAGTCCAATGCCTTGTTTGATCTACCAGAGTCTTGTGGAAATGGGACCGGCTTGTTCCCGTCCCTGCAGAGGATTTCTCTCGGCAGGAATACCTTCTCTGGATTTCATGGAAAGATCTGTCTTCCCAGGCTGGAGTTTCTCGACCTGAGCAGTAATCCGATAACAGTGGTGAAGACTGATATGTTCAACAGTCACAGATTTCCCAGCTTGAAGAAACTGAGGCTAGACGCTGTGATGTCGTTCAGTATGCTGGATCAGTTTGCGTTTCGAGGGCCCACTCTCAGGTCTCTGTCCCTGCAGTTCTGTAGAATTATTTTCCGAAAGAGTGTTATCCACCCCGACGCTTTTGCTGGTATTCCAAACCTGAACCATCTGCAGATCAGTCACAATTTGGGTAGAGGCATTCCAGAAGAAAAATTCAACCGTTTGTTTGGCTCGTTGACAAATCTAACCAACCTGTCTATGGACAGGTTTGAGCTCTTATTCATCAGTAAAAATATGTTCGTGAACTTAACGTCACTGGAAACACTTCACTTGTACGGGAATAGAATTTCAGAGATTCCCGACGGAATTTTTGATTCTTTGGAGAACTTGAAATACCTGTGTCTGAGTCATAACCAGATTCAAGTCATCCTTGAAACAACCTTCAGCGCAGCGACACGCAAGCAGTTACGCCATCTGGACATCAATGACAATCCCCTGGTGTGCGACTGTGACAATCTGTGGTTTCAGAGCTGGTTCGCTTCATCCCCGGCTCTCTTCGCCAAACACTACCGAGACTACCACTGTAAGAACATGAACAACATGCCGCTGATCTCGTTCACGATGAACAAGCAAGCATGTGTGCTCAGTCCCCAAACAAGCAAAGTCCTCATTGCCTGCGTAGCGTTCTTTCTGTTTGTACTGTTGCTGGCGTCGGTTGTTTTCCAGTACCGCTGGCACATTCGCCTCATGCTGGCGTTTCGCGGACACAGCGAGATCATGAGGAGACGGCTGATGGAGGAGCACTTCACCTACGACGTGTTCCTGTCTTGTGCCGAGGAAGACGAGGACTGGGTCCTGCAGCATCTCCTCCCTCACCTGGAGAGTGGGCAGGGACTGCGGGCGTGCTTCCACAAGCGGGACTTCCTCCCCGGTAAGAACATCCTGGACAACATCGTCGACAGCGTGAAGAGCAGCAAGAAGTTCGTGTTGGTCTTCTCCCAGCACTTTGCCCTGAGCCGCTGGTGTCAGTTTGAGCTGGACCTGTGTCTGGGGCATGCGTTGGACAATGACGACGCCCTTGTGGTGATTCTGTTGGAGGACGCCTCATCCCGTGACCTGACCAGTACCATGACGGCGGTGCTGACAACGACGACCTACGTGCAGTGGCAGGAGTGTCCCGACATGAGGTCCTCGTTCTGGAGGCGTCTGGGGTTGTCCCTGGCGGAGCTCCGGCCCTGA
- the LOC143288989 gene encoding uncharacterized protein LOC143288989 isoform X2: MSVSEQWREKGNSSYRRATDDLSPALRVLRLQEAINSYGRALSTAVNNYERSSACKNMAMANWKMAKAQSANEGPSSKISFYYREALSHFQDAKDCGSGRDAAWQDSLVDAGVRCWFDVSERLEEWEAEERIHELHQLVGYIIDDATKAKEYLEVANHYFSWSVMALGARDYKQTLTLLKECHFPLKEAEKFGRRVPQLTRECAFLEEDIFTQTCVAESIQERMKGEALLSHVIRDEEVLNIDVIWEVVDSFRLAAQLTRDRDLEMEAMALSALGRVFDKILKLKDRAKACLMKVLELANAMIPRAFTGEEWFEFARSTVERYQQEQVRSTEQQHQKEREEFLKQIKDEVDTLQKNHKDMTKLKFLKFVYSTHPPKNPAHKMKEVSDSPEFSELQKLYQRAVIHYHPDKADVEKHGKTWKVLCEEITKLLTSHYEFFKGCDTAASKKL; encoded by the exons ATG TCTGTATCCGAGCAATGGCGTGAAAAAGGCAACAGCTCATACCGACGAGCAACAGATGACTTATCTCCAGCTCTTCGGGTGTTGAGACTGCAAGAAGCCATCAACAGCTATGGTCGAgcactgtccactgctgtcaaTAATTATGAAAG GTCTTCAGCCTGCAAAAACATGGCAATGGCCAATTGGAAGATGGCCAAAGCACAGTCTGCCAATGAGGGTCCCAGTTCCAAAATCAGCTTCTATTACAGAGAAGCCCTCAGTCATTTTCAG GATGCCAAAGACTGTGGCAGTGGACGCGATGCGGCTTGGCAGGACAGTCTGGTGGATGCTGGAGTACGTTGCTGGTTTGACGTGTCAGAGAGGCTGGAAGAGTGGGAGGCTGAAGAGCGCATTCATGAGTTACACCAGCTTGTGGGCTACATCATCGATGATGCCACCAAG GCCAAAGAGTACCTGGAAGTAGCCAACCACTATTTCAGCTGGTCAGTGATGGCACTGGGTGCGAGGGACTACAAGCAGACTCTGACGCTCCTCAAGGAATGCCACTTTCCTCTCAAGGAAGCTGAGAAGTTTGGGCGAAGAGTCCCCCAGCTGACCAGAGAGTGCGCTTTTCTGGAGGAGGATATTTTTACCCAGACGTGTGTCGCCGAGTCCATTCAAGAACGCATGAAAG GTGAAGCGCTGCTTAGTCATGTGATACGGGACGAGGAGGTCTTGAACATCGATGTGATCTGGGAGGTGGTGGATTCGTTCCGCCTGGCTGCGCAGCTGACGAGAGATCGTGACCTGGAGATGgaggctatggccttgagtgctCTGGGCAGGGTGTTTGACAAG ATACTGAAGCTGAAGGACCGTGCCAAAGCGTGTCTGATGAAAGTCCTGGAGCTTGCCAATGCCATGATTCCCAGAGCTTTCACTGGGGAGG AGTGGTTCGAGTTTGCCCGCAGCACTGTGGAGCGTTACCAGCAGGAGCAGGTGAGGTCCACGGAGCAGCAGcatcagaaggagagggaggagttcCTGAAACAGATCAAGGATGAGGTGGACACCCTGCAGAAGAACCACAAGGACATGACCAAACTGAAGTTCCTCAAGTTTGTCTACTCGACCCACCCGCCTAAAAACCCCGCGCACAAGATGAAGGAG GTGTCAGACTCCCCAGAGTTCAGTGAACTGCAGAAGCTGTACCAGAGGGCAGTGATCCACTACCACCCAGACAAGGCAGACGTGGAGAAACACGGCAAAACCTGGAAAGTGCTGTGTGAAGAGATCACCAAGCTTCTCACCAGTCATTACGAGTTTTTCAAAGGATGCGACACAGCAGCGTCTAAAAAACTGTGA
- the LOC143288988 gene encoding toll-like receptor 4 isoform X1, whose protein sequence is MKVAMTHVLHVLAVTLLTCMLFSSSGNTAVTLPLRKPTHRGVQNAQGCVEDVCRCTRTRADCSRNYGRLTYVPRLPDSIRTLIFSFNNLTKILRDDFFQNGTRLVSLHLENNGLEYISHGAFRPLTRLEALYLGHNALTYPAIRPVFSANRLSILHLTYMDLGPLPDNWFLEKPAPPIQNLNLSGNQLLQHLNLSVLSRLQKLRYLSVQDSRIFSVTSAYMPKLLTLNLQSNALFDLPESCGNGTGLFPSLQRISLGRNTFSGFHGKICLPRLEFLDLSSNPITVVKTDMFNSHRFPSLKKLRLDAVMSFSMLDQFAFRGPTLRSLSLQFCRIIFRKSVIHPDAFAGIPNLNHLQISHNLGRGIPEEKFNRLFGSLTNLTNLSMDRFELLFISKNMFVNLTSLETLHLYGNRISEIPDGIFDSLENLKYLCLSHNQIQVILETTFSAATRKQLRHLDINDNPLVCDCDNLWFQSWFASSPALFAKHYRDYHCKNMNNMPLISFTMNKQACVLSPQTSKVLIACVAFFLFVLLLASVVFQYRWHIRLMLAFRGHSEIMRRRLMEEHFTYDVFLSCAEEDEDWVLQHLLPHLESGQGLRACFHKRDFLPGKNILDNIVDSVKSSKKFVLVFSQHFALSRWCQFELDLCLGHALDNDDALVVILLEDASSRDLTSTMTAVLTTTTYVQWQECPDMRSSFWRRLGLSLAELRP, encoded by the coding sequence ATGAAGGTCGCCATGACGCACGTGCTGCACGTTTTGGCTGTGACGCTTCTGACCTGTATGTTATTCAGCTCGTCAGGCAACACTGCTGTCACTTTGCCACTCCGAAAACCAACCCACCGCGGTGTACAGAACGCACAAGGCTGTGTGGAAGACGTCTGCAGATGCACCAGAACAAGAGCAGACTGCTCCAGAAACTACGGACGATTGACCTACGTACCTCGACTGCCGGACAGCATCCGGACTCTGATCTTTTCTTTCAACAACTTGACGAAGATACTGCGTGACGACTTCTTTCAGAACGGGACACGGCTCGTGTCCCTGCATCTTGAGAACAACGGACTGGAATACATCAGCCACGGCGCCTTCCGTCCTCTGACTCGTCTGGAAGCGTTGTATCTGGGTCATAACGCCCTGACGTACCCGGCCATTCGACCTGTGTTTTCAGCCAACAGACTGTCCATCCTGCATTTGACATACATGGACCTCGGACCTCTCCCTGACAATTGGTTCCTGGAAAAGCCGGCGCCTCCTATTCAGAACCTGAATCTGAGTGGCAATCAACTTCTTCAACACCTCAATCTGTCTGTGCTGTCGCGTCTACAGAAGCTCAGGTACTTATCCGTTCAGGACAGTCGTATATTTAGCGTCACCAGTGCCTACATGCCTAAATTGCTCACTCTGAATCTGCAGTCCAATGCCTTGTTTGATCTACCAGAGTCTTGTGGAAATGGGACCGGCTTGTTCCCGTCCCTGCAGAGGATTTCTCTCGGCAGGAATACCTTCTCTGGATTTCATGGAAAGATCTGTCTTCCCAGGCTGGAGTTTCTCGACCTGAGCAGTAATCCGATAACAGTGGTGAAGACTGATATGTTCAACAGTCACAGATTTCCCAGCTTGAAGAAACTGAGGCTAGACGCTGTGATGTCGTTCAGTATGCTGGATCAGTTTGCGTTTCGAGGGCCCACTCTCAGGTCTCTGTCCCTGCAGTTCTGTAGAATTATTTTCCGAAAGAGTGTTATCCACCCCGACGCTTTTGCTGGTATTCCAAACCTGAACCATCTGCAGATCAGTCACAATTTGGGTAGAGGCATTCCAGAAGAAAAATTCAACCGTTTGTTTGGCTCGTTGACAAATCTAACCAACCTGTCTATGGACAGGTTTGAGCTCTTATTCATCAGTAAAAATATGTTCGTGAACTTAACGTCACTGGAAACACTTCACTTGTACGGGAATAGAATTTCAGAGATTCCCGACGGAATTTTTGATTCTTTGGAGAACTTGAAATACCTGTGTCTGAGTCATAACCAGATTCAAGTCATCCTTGAAACAACCTTCAGCGCAGCGACACGCAAGCAGTTACGCCATCTGGACATCAATGACAATCCCCTGGTGTGCGACTGTGACAATCTGTGGTTTCAGAGCTGGTTCGCTTCATCCCCGGCTCTCTTCGCCAAACACTACCGAGACTACCACTGTAAGAACATGAACAACATGCCGCTGATCTCGTTCACGATGAACAAGCAAGCATGTGTGCTCAGTCCCCAAACAAGCAAAGTCCTCATTGCCTGCGTAGCGTTCTTTCTGTTTGTACTGTTGCTGGCGTCGGTTGTTTTCCAGTACCGCTGGCACATTCGCCTCATGCTGGCGTTTCGCGGACACAGCGAGATCATGAGGAGACGGCTGATGGAGGAGCACTTCACCTACGACGTGTTCCTGTCTTGTGCCGAGGAAGACGAGGACTGGGTCCTGCAGCATCTCCTCCCTCACCTGGAGAGTGGGCAGGGACTGCGGGCGTGCTTCCACAAGCGGGACTTCCTCCCCGGTAAGAACATCCTGGACAACATCGTCGACAGCGTGAAGAGCAGCAAGAAGTTCGTGTTGGTCTTCTCCCAGCACTTTGCCCTGAGCCGCTGGTGTCAGTTTGAGCTGGACCTGTGTCTGGGGCATGCGTTGGACAATGACGACGCCCTTGTGGTGATTCTGTTGGAGGACGCCTCATCCCGTGACCTGACCAGTACCATGACGGCGGTGCTGACAACGACGACCTACGTGCAGTGGCAGGAGTGTCCCGACATGAGGTCCTCGTTCTGGAGGCGTCTGGGGTTGTCCCTGGCGGAGCTCCGGCCCTGA